One genomic segment of Natrialbaceae archaeon AArc-T1-2 includes these proteins:
- a CDS encoding formyltransferase family protein, producing the protein MTAASPATVGILAEPYLHEWHVRAIERVRAETPVDVPLVVRNGSNEEQEAESWNSKEHIGLEDVTQFVDGFRREKAWMFVLAERTVGRVLGDEQPLWHRHSVENVDVLADAEHVTCEPRTDGVWNELPDDVVAKLADRCDVVVRFGFGLVRGDVLTAPEYGVLSFHPADIRTYRGMGPPAIFHDGNDRAGSTLQRLNDSIDGGEIVAYDEVDLEDCYTLWDVFDRVASLQIRLLADGIANLRDPTFEPRTVPDEQLGEFYYRDQRRTLSFSSRVLAKNVAGRVRRQLGSG; encoded by the coding sequence ATGACCGCCGCCAGTCCAGCGACGGTCGGCATCCTGGCCGAGCCGTACCTTCACGAGTGGCACGTTCGAGCGATCGAGCGGGTACGAGCAGAAACCCCCGTCGACGTTCCGCTGGTCGTCCGCAACGGGAGCAACGAGGAGCAGGAAGCCGAATCGTGGAACTCGAAAGAGCACATCGGTCTCGAGGACGTCACGCAGTTCGTCGACGGCTTTCGACGGGAGAAAGCGTGGATGTTCGTCCTCGCCGAACGAACCGTTGGCCGGGTACTCGGCGACGAACAGCCCCTCTGGCACCGCCACTCCGTCGAGAACGTCGATGTCCTCGCCGACGCCGAACACGTCACGTGTGAGCCACGAACCGACGGCGTCTGGAACGAACTTCCGGACGACGTCGTCGCGAAACTCGCCGATCGCTGTGACGTCGTCGTCCGCTTCGGGTTCGGTCTCGTCCGCGGCGACGTCCTGACGGCGCCGGAGTACGGCGTCTTGAGCTTTCACCCTGCGGACATTCGCACGTACCGCGGCATGGGACCGCCGGCGATCTTTCACGACGGAAACGACCGCGCCGGATCGACGCTCCAGCGACTGAACGACTCGATCGACGGCGGCGAGATCGTCGCGTACGACGAGGTCGACCTCGAGGATTGTTACACACTCTGGGACGTGTTCGACCGGGTTGCATCGTTACAGATCCGTCTCCTGGCCGACGGAATCGCCAACCTCCGCGACCCGACCTTCGAACCGCGAACCGTTCCCGACGAACAACTCGGTGAGTTCTACTACCGGGACCAGCGACGAACGCTCTCGTTCTCGAGTCGCGTCCTCGCGAAAAACGTCGCCGGGCGCGTTCGACGACAGCTCGGATCCGGCTAG
- a CDS encoding ATP-binding protein, producing the protein MVDLGDFDDYSADEGDGDGTADDTEPIDSSESDAFERTAVEPRGEDSGVGTITVSEGLRIGEDDDETTLRAYVTRGNRASVRIGTYLLASYPDGESLFCRIASLEYAQQFHADDATEIHARRAMRSDGIDESEYKFVASLEPVAVLYTEGGELKRRMTDRVPKPQTVVREATDSAEIKTGLKIPEDGVFLGHLSVGGETVTTAASPPTIDYRLKDDYEAGDPLVFRHSLIAGGTGSGKTHAAKNVLRQYLADERTYPMDDGRTAQAAVVQFDPQDEYAQMHDDNPELDDEYARRLEREGVAYGGHEDTIAFVPTVGSASYAAGHHRAEQLEFTIPFSMVHENPWLVAGSGLNDNQYGALTSVLLPRFENQYGPEATYEQFTSFLDDPALREELDESGRVHEATFDAVRRRVLGFGHVFDQDAQPITDLVSEFVRPGGLTVVPTYHITDSRAAETVVLALSSLLIDQKLSNDPTYDRIKETPLVLGMDEAHNFLTDADSVQAGKVIRKFTEAAKQGRKERLGLFLITQDPQDIDDAVFKQINTTVVLNLGDEDAIKSVNIPSNLESKVPYMEKGQMVVYSPDNSEPVELIGLSRCLTRHGRD; encoded by the coding sequence ATGGTCGATCTGGGCGACTTCGACGACTACAGCGCCGACGAGGGCGACGGCGACGGGACGGCGGACGACACGGAACCGATCGACTCGAGCGAGTCCGACGCGTTCGAGCGGACGGCGGTCGAACCACGCGGTGAGGACAGCGGGGTCGGGACGATCACCGTCTCCGAGGGACTTCGCATCGGCGAGGACGACGACGAGACGACGCTGCGGGCGTACGTCACGCGGGGCAACCGCGCGTCGGTCCGCATCGGCACGTACCTGCTCGCCTCCTACCCCGACGGTGAGTCGCTGTTCTGTCGAATCGCCAGCCTCGAGTACGCCCAGCAGTTCCACGCCGACGACGCGACGGAGATCCACGCCCGACGCGCGATGCGATCCGACGGGATCGACGAGTCGGAGTACAAGTTCGTCGCCTCGCTCGAGCCCGTCGCCGTCCTCTACACCGAGGGCGGCGAGTTGAAACGCCGGATGACCGATCGCGTTCCGAAACCCCAGACGGTCGTCCGCGAGGCGACCGACAGCGCAGAGATCAAGACGGGGCTGAAGATCCCCGAGGACGGAGTCTTCCTCGGACACCTCTCTGTCGGCGGCGAGACAGTGACGACCGCAGCGTCGCCGCCGACGATCGACTACCGACTGAAAGACGACTACGAGGCCGGCGACCCGCTCGTCTTCCGACACAGCCTGATCGCCGGCGGCACGGGCTCGGGGAAGACCCACGCCGCAAAGAACGTCCTCCGGCAGTACCTCGCCGACGAGCGGACCTATCCGATGGACGACGGCCGTACCGCTCAGGCCGCCGTCGTCCAGTTCGACCCCCAGGACGAGTACGCCCAGATGCACGACGACAACCCCGAGCTCGACGACGAGTACGCCCGGCGTCTCGAGCGAGAGGGGGTTGCCTACGGCGGCCACGAGGATACGATCGCGTTCGTTCCGACGGTCGGCTCGGCGTCGTACGCCGCGGGTCATCACCGCGCCGAACAGCTCGAGTTCACCATCCCGTTCTCGATGGTCCACGAGAATCCGTGGCTGGTCGCCGGCAGCGGGCTGAACGACAACCAGTACGGCGCGCTCACGAGCGTCCTCCTGCCCCGGTTCGAGAACCAGTACGGTCCGGAGGCTACCTACGAGCAGTTCACGTCGTTTCTCGACGACCCCGCGCTTCGGGAGGAACTCGACGAGTCCGGGCGAGTCCACGAAGCGACCTTCGACGCCGTCCGACGGCGGGTTCTCGGCTTTGGTCACGTCTTCGATCAGGATGCCCAGCCGATCACCGACCTGGTGAGCGAGTTCGTCCGTCCCGGCGGGCTCACCGTCGTCCCGACCTACCACATCACCGACTCCCGGGCCGCCGAGACCGTCGTCCTCGCGCTCTCGTCGCTGTTGATCGACCAGAAGCTCTCGAACGATCCGACCTACGACCGGATCAAAGAGACGCCGCTCGTGCTCGGCATGGACGAGGCCCACAACTTCCTCACCGACGCCGACAGCGTCCAGGCCGGCAAGGTCATCCGGAAGTTCACCGAGGCCGCCAAACAGGGCCGAAAGGAACGGCTCGGGCTCTTCTTGATCACCCAGGATCCCCAGGACATCGACGACGCCGTCTTCAAACAGATCAACACCACCGTCGTCTTGAACCTCGGCGACGAGGACGCGATCAAAAGCGTCAACATCCCCTCGAACCTCGAGTCGAAGGTACCTTACATGGAGAAAGGGCAGATGGTCGTCTACTCGCCGGATAACTCAGAGCCCGTCGAGCTGATCGGGCTCTCGCGGTGTCTGACCCGTCACGGACGGGACTGA
- a CDS encoding DUF7344 domain-containing protein gives MSSGVRLDDDALDPVSHASDDAVTTACSHPRRSAVCAVLLERDDVVSVERLATLVAARGADESPDDVGESLRRDVHISLSHNHLPKLDDVDVVVWSREHDRVTLSLAPDRLAAELESESESSSYAGRSVTDRSRTRRERLRSLLADCDGAVTVRALAARLVAAERGVSPDDVSASEAESVHIRLRHVHLPAMAESDVLEYDPAAGEVSDTEQPPRSGW, from the coding sequence ATGAGTTCAGGTGTTCGACTCGACGACGACGCGCTCGACCCGGTCTCTCACGCCAGCGACGACGCGGTGACTACGGCGTGTTCTCACCCCCGCCGGTCGGCCGTCTGCGCGGTTCTGCTCGAGCGCGACGACGTGGTGTCGGTCGAACGACTCGCGACGCTAGTCGCCGCCCGGGGGGCAGACGAATCGCCCGACGACGTCGGCGAGTCGCTGCGTCGAGACGTCCACATCAGCCTCTCTCACAACCACCTGCCGAAACTCGACGACGTCGACGTCGTCGTCTGGAGCCGAGAGCACGACCGCGTGACGCTCTCGCTCGCGCCGGATCGACTCGCGGCCGAACTCGAGTCGGAATCGGAGTCGTCCAGTTACGCCGGACGGTCGGTTACGGATCGGTCGCGAACCAGACGGGAGCGGCTCCGGTCCCTGCTCGCCGACTGCGACGGCGCTGTCACAGTTCGTGCGCTCGCGGCGCGTCTCGTCGCTGCCGAGCGCGGCGTCTCGCCGGACGACGTTTCGGCGTCCGAAGCCGAATCCGTCCACATTCGACTCCGACACGTCCACCTGCCGGCGATGGCCGAATCGGACGTCCTCGAGTACGATCCAGCGGCCGGCGAGGTCTCCGACACCGAACAACCGCCGCGTAGCGGCTGGTGA
- a CDS encoding DUF7113 family protein has translation MILVRGRAGGTELTGTIYERGEDAPSFRGAPDEDAAYVWVCDEFYEVDSGGSSLTVDDREINVAFESPMPRGFDTKDQALEAAKEHVRTQFARIGIEPDDVEIVVEKEREGTSPVC, from the coding sequence ATGATCCTCGTTCGCGGCCGCGCAGGGGGGACCGAACTCACCGGGACGATCTACGAGCGCGGCGAAGACGCGCCTAGCTTCAGGGGGGCACCCGACGAAGACGCCGCCTACGTCTGGGTCTGTGACGAGTTCTACGAAGTCGACAGCGGCGGCTCGAGTCTGACAGTCGACGACAGAGAGATCAACGTCGCGTTCGAGTCGCCGATGCCACGCGGGTTCGACACGAAAGACCAGGCACTCGAGGCGGCCAAAGAGCACGTCCGAACGCAGTTCGCCCGCATCGGGATCGAGCCGGACGACGTCGAGATCGTCGTCGAGAAAGAACGCGAGGGGACGTCTCCAGTGTGTTAG
- a CDS encoding DNA double-strand break repair nuclease NurA, translating to MTLDPVHVDGIAQLARRIDHGADERDHREFAETVWAEFLDPLLDREGRTVIEPVDEVSRHLVDLEDVALAESPFPTEHGLDAGTINPTTFRNGLVVDVAQAAMSATPSDLELHRSRTVVATVHSNDETARVDDRWGTFDAGYSRSRAVKVPRLPRFAEGVVHALALYLAESEHALEHAATVSDLLVLDGPLYPRGLLRWSDQHPDLATILEEESQPTTVLENYVRLVEEFVERGVPLVGFVKNPSTRVVCRTLKRKRSGGIDAPWVDDAALFTRVLERGEYVDDVDGNRWERDTSVLTYTNWFRSRGGVDRPLSIDGDALGVERALARETYEVTFFVVYDPREDLCYRIEAPYAFTRDSDTREALTRQLLKDVAVAGGPPTIVEKADDLARIASQEKRSLRETLETAFDTERDRTYDDHRWGE from the coding sequence ATGACGCTCGATCCGGTCCACGTCGACGGCATCGCACAGCTCGCGCGACGGATCGACCACGGTGCCGACGAGCGTGACCACCGCGAGTTCGCCGAGACGGTCTGGGCCGAGTTTCTCGATCCCCTCCTCGACCGCGAGGGCCGTACCGTCATCGAACCCGTCGACGAGGTCTCCCGGCACCTGGTCGACCTCGAGGACGTCGCGCTGGCCGAGTCGCCGTTTCCCACCGAGCACGGTCTCGACGCCGGGACGATCAACCCGACGACGTTTCGCAACGGGCTGGTCGTCGACGTCGCACAGGCGGCGATGAGTGCAACGCCGAGTGATCTCGAGTTACACCGTTCGCGAACCGTCGTCGCGACGGTGCACTCGAACGACGAGACCGCACGCGTCGACGACCGCTGGGGGACGTTCGATGCGGGCTACAGCCGCAGTCGCGCCGTGAAGGTTCCGCGACTCCCCCGGTTCGCCGAGGGCGTCGTTCACGCGCTCGCGTTGTATCTCGCCGAGAGCGAACACGCCCTCGAACACGCCGCTACCGTCTCCGATCTGCTCGTCCTCGACGGCCCCCTGTACCCTCGTGGTCTGCTGCGCTGGTCGGATCAACACCCGGACCTGGCGACGATTCTCGAAGAGGAATCCCAGCCGACGACGGTCCTCGAGAACTACGTGCGCTTAGTCGAGGAGTTCGTCGAACGCGGCGTGCCTCTCGTCGGGTTCGTCAAGAATCCCTCGACGAGAGTCGTCTGCCGAACGCTCAAGCGAAAGCGATCGGGCGGAATCGACGCCCCGTGGGTCGACGACGCCGCCTTGTTCACGCGCGTGCTCGAACGCGGCGAGTACGTCGACGACGTCGATGGGAATCGCTGGGAGCGAGACACCTCGGTACTCACCTACACGAACTGGTTTCGGTCTCGAGGTGGCGTCGACCGACCGCTCTCGATCGACGGCGACGCACTGGGGGTCGAACGCGCGCTCGCACGCGAGACCTACGAGGTCACCTTCTTCGTCGTCTACGATCCCCGCGAGGACCTCTGTTACCGGATCGAAGCCCCATACGCGTTCACACGCGACAGCGACACCCGCGAGGCGCTCACTCGCCAGCTGCTCAAGGATGTCGCCGTCGCGGGCGGACCGCCGACGATCGTCGAGAAGGCGGACGACCTGGCCAGAATCGCGAGCCAGGAGAAACGATCGCTCAGGGAGACCCTCGAGACGGCGTTCGACACCGAACGGGACCGGACCTACGACGACCACCGGTGGGGCGAGTGA